In Stigmatopora nigra isolate UIUO_SnigA chromosome 18, RoL_Snig_1.1, whole genome shotgun sequence, one genomic interval encodes:
- the LOC144211566 gene encoding urotensin-2 receptor-like, translating to MTTAAAASTESLKALAGRSVGNGSGEPPPPGSHEDPAATAAIGTILSVMFLAGASGNVYTLVVMWHSMRSAASMYIYIINLALADLLYLLSIPFVVCTHFLKRWYFGDAGCRILISVDFLTMHASIFTLTVMSSERYLAVLKPLDTVKRSKKYRKAIAVLVWGASLVLTLPMIVSIRLTAVGGKAMCLPTLSPLSYKVYITFLFCTSIVAPGLIIGYLYVQLARTYWLSQTVTFKTTNKLPNLKVLYLILTIVLLFWACFLPFWIWQLLGQYQPSLPLSSTAKRNINYLTTCLTYSNSCINPFLYTLLTKNYKDYVRKHKRSWSAGSFFERRGRLQRSPRSPRRSPSASSQQCTESFVLTRTASLRAHPAGQL from the exons atgacgacggcggcggcggcctccaCGGAATCCCTGAAAGCCCTGGCGGGCAGGAGCGTCGGCAACGGCAGCGGCGAACCCCCGCCTCCGGGCTCCCACGAGGACCCGGCGGCCACGGCGGCCATCGGCACCATCCTGTCGGTCATGTTCCTGGCCGGGGCCTCGGGCAACGTGTACACGCTGGTGGTGATGTGGCACTCCATGCGCAGCGCGGCCTCCATGTACATTTACATCATCAACCTGGCCCTGGCCGACCTGCTGTACCTGCTGAGCATCCCCTTTGTGGTGTGCACGCACTTCCTGAAGCGCTGGTACTTTGGCGACGCCGGCTGCCGCATCCTCATCAGCGTGGACTTCCTGACCATGCACGCCAGCATCTTCACGCTGACCGTCATGAGCAGCGAGCGCTACCTGGCCGTGCTCAAGCCGCTGGACACGGTCAAGCGCTCCAAGAAATACCGCAAGGCCATCGCCGTGCTGGTGTGGGGCGCCTCCCTGGTCCTGACCCTGCCCATGATCGTCAGCATCCGGCTGACGGCGGTGGGCGGCAAGGCCATGTGTCTGCCCACCCTGTCGCCGCTCTCCTACAAGGTCTACATCACCTTCCTCTTCTGCACCAGCATCGTGGCGCCGGGACTGATCATCGGTTACCTCTACGTGCAGTTGGCTCGGACTTACTGGCTTTCGCAGACGGTCACCTTCAAGACAACCAATAAGCTTCCCAATCTGAAG GTTTTGTACCTGATTTTGACCATCGTGCTCCTGTTTTGGGCATGTTTCTTGCCCTTTTGGATCTGGCAACTCCTGGGTCAGTACCAGCCGTCCCTGCCCCTGTCGTCCACGGCCAAGCGCAACATCAATTACCTGACCACCTGTCTGACGTACTCCAACAGCTGCATAAACCCTTTCCTTTACACCCTGCTCACCAAGAACTACAAGGACTACGTGAGGAAACACAAGCGCTCGTGGTCGGCCGGAAGCTTTTTCGAGCGGCGGGGCCGTCTGCAGCGCTCGCCGCGCTCGCCGCGCAGGTCGCCGTCCGCCAGCAGTCAGCAGTGTACCGAGAGCTTTGTGCTCACCAGGACGGCCTCCTTGCGGGCCCACCCTGCCGGACAACTGTGA